From the Apis cerana isolate GH-2021 linkage group LG3, AcerK_1.0, whole genome shotgun sequence genome, one window contains:
- the LOC107997125 gene encoding nose resistant to fluoxetine protein 6 yields MEYTKISFSWSWLSLLLFTMLCASIEANSRNVVTMKETLPVYAITEYIDILNSTKCRSEMKQFRKAIDHDVLWGLRMLDASGVPPWGFINGNNFWLGGKNDCNYISKNYTLSLSQKIQENNSFYRNSNEEYPPYELHFFAARMRHNSTIQYHIELSKEDVVTLGLCLPASCTKTEIATMMDKVLHNETLLIGQLFSIGLTLIEITDLRSNHEWLLEWNIILIIIILVLLCCVIIICTAYDGFVYQKRLKNEKELTSFQNNNVSELKNDVEEKGENHCHELTTELKPQNKIIQFILCFSWFTTLKQIFQTEVGYDDMRLFHGMKFFGMIWIILVHALYYAHHAIANKVIAYRMTDDFFTQVLSNATLSVDTFFFTGGFLLTYTYLKSQGNKKKSFSESTIQIIKGIIRRYIRLTPGYLVVVMIFILNFTWMEKVSMIPSSEQIHVLCTKYWWRNILYINNLFPWNEQCLSWSWYLPNDMHFFIFGSIILTLMNTHYNIAMSISVITIISSIFTSGYLAYNYNYIPALNEQYEMLTYFYLRPWTRIPPYLIGMGTCLLLTKWNYKLHLSKKTLFICWTLAILCNCSILFGLTNKNLSLGLSILYTALSRTAWAFGVAWFVIACCTNNCGLISKFLSNKIFFPMSRLTYACYLLNPAIILSLYSISSYPFFIDYVTIAGIFLVAVLFSYTAAVILSASAEAPFIMLLRLIQKKETK; encoded by the exons AtggaatatacaaaaatttctttctcgtgGTCATGGTTATCcttgttattatttacgatGCTGTGTGCATCGATCGAAGCAAATTCAAGAAATGTGGTGACAATGAAGGAAACATTGCCAGTGTACGCGATCACGGAATACATCGATATTCTGAATTCGACCAAATGTCGGAGTGAGATGAAGCAATTTCGCAAAGCGATAGATCACGACGTGCTGTGGGGTTTAAGAA TGTTGGACGCCAGCGGAGTGCCACCCTGGGGATTCATAAACGGGAACAATTTTTGGCTGGGAGGCAAAAATGATTGCAATTATATATCCAAAAATTACACGTTGTCCTTGTcacaaaaaattcaagaaaataattcattttatcgaaattctaATGAAGAATATCCACCGTATGAGCTTCATTTCTTTGCTGCCCGTATGAGACACAACAGTACTATACAATACCATATAGAATTATCGAAGGAA GACGTAGTGACACTTGGACTTTGCTTACCGGCATCCTGTACTAAAACTGAAATAGCCACGATGATGGATAAAGTGTTACATAATGAAACTCTCTTGATTGGACAACTCTTTTCCATAGGTTTAACACTGATCGAAATCACTGACCTCAGAAGCAATCATGAATGGCTTCTTGaatggaatataatattaatcat AATCATATTGGTTTTACTATgttgtgtaataataatttgcacgGCATACGATGGTTTCGTCTACcaaaaacgtttaaaaaacgagaaagagtTGACTTCCTTTCAGAATAACAATGTATCTG AACTGAAAAACGATGTGGAAGAAAAAGGCGAAAATCATTGTCATGAATTAACGACCGAGTTGAAACcgcagaataaaataatacaatttattctcTGTTTTTCGTGGTTTACGACTTTGaagcaaatatttcaaacggaAGTCGGTTACGATGATATGCGTTTGTTTCATggtatgaaattttttggaatgaTATGGATCATATTGGTGCATGCACTTTATTACGCGCATCATGCTATAG CTAACAAGGTAATCGCATATCGAATGACTGATGACTTTTTCACGCAAGTACTAAGCAATGCGACACTTTCGGTGGATACCTTTTTCTTTACCGGTGGCTTTCTATTGACGTACACATATTTAAAGTCacaaggaaataaaaagaaatcgttcAGTGAATCAacgatacaaattataaaagggATCATTAGAAGATACATTAG ACTTACACCTGGATATCTCGTCGTAgtcatgatttttatattaaattttacttggaTGGAAAAAGTTTCGATGATTCCATCCAGCGAGCAAATACACGttttatgtacaaaatattggtggagaaatatactttatatcaaCAACTTATTTCCATGGAACGAACaa tgCCTCAGTTGGAGTTGGTATTTGCCCAATGATAtgcatttcttcatttttggttcaattattttaacattaatgaacac ACATTACAATATCGCAATGAGCATAAgtgttattacaataatttcatcgatatttaCATCCGGTTATTTggcttataattataattatatacctgC gttGAATGAACAATATGAAatgttaacatatttttatttacgtccGTGGACAAGAATTCCACCATATTTGATAGGAATGGGTACATGTCTGCTTCTTACAAAgtggaattataaattacatttatcaaag aaaacattatttatttgttggaCTTTAGCAATTTTATGcaattgttcaattttattcggtcttacaaacaaaaatttatctctGGGTCTATCTATTCTTTATACGGCCTTAAGCAGAACAGCCTGGGCTTTTGGTGTAGCTTGGTTTGTAATTGCATGTTGCACAAATAATTGTg gtttaataagtaaatttttatctaataaaatattctttcctaTGAGCAGATTAACTTATGCTTGTTATCTGCTAAATCCTGCAATTATACTTTCACTATATTCGATTTCTTCTTAcccatttttcattgattacgTCACAATT gcTGGTATATTCCTAGTAGCGGTATTATTTAGTTACACTGCTGCTGTAATATTAAGTGCATCAGCAGAAGCGCCATTTATAATGCTCCTGCGATTgatccaaaaaaaagaaacaaaatga